The Eubacteriaceae bacterium Marseille-Q4139 genome has a window encoding:
- the proS gene encoding proline--tRNA ligase, whose protein sequence is MAREKKMVEAITSMEEDFAQWYTDVVKKAELIDYASVKGCMVIKPDGYAIWENIQHELDRRFKEAGVRNVYMPLFIPESLLQKEKDHVEGFAPEVAWVTHGGLEPLQERLCVRPTSETLFCDFYAKDIHSYRDLPKVYNQWCSVVRWEKTTRPFLRSREFLWQEGHTAHATAEEAEERTIQMLNLYADFCEEVLAMPVIRGQKTDKEKFAGAESTYTIEALMHDGKALQSGTSHNFGDGFAKAFGIQYSDKDNQLKYVHQTSWGMSTRLIGAIIMAHGDNEGLVLPPRIAPVQVVIVPIRQQQEGVLEKAREVESALSNFRVKVDDSDKSPGWKFSESEMRGIPVRIELGPKDIEAGQAVLVRRDTHEKMTVFLDEIAEKVGELLETIQKDMFERAKAHRDSHTYSAVTMEEMKDLADNKPGFIKAMWCGCQECEEKLKETVGVTSRCMPFKQEQLSDTCIVCGKSAKKMVYWGKAY, encoded by the coding sequence ATGGCAAGAGAAAAGAAGATGGTGGAGGCCATTACCTCCATGGAAGAGGATTTCGCCCAGTGGTACACGGACGTGGTGAAGAAAGCGGAGCTTATTGACTATGCAAGCGTAAAAGGCTGTATGGTAATCAAGCCGGACGGCTATGCGATCTGGGAAAACATCCAGCATGAGCTGGACAGACGCTTTAAAGAGGCAGGCGTGCGGAACGTCTACATGCCGTTATTCATCCCGGAGAGCCTGCTCCAGAAGGAAAAAGACCATGTGGAAGGCTTTGCGCCGGAGGTGGCATGGGTCACCCATGGCGGCCTCGAACCGCTCCAGGAGCGCCTCTGCGTGCGTCCGACGTCCGAGACGCTGTTCTGTGATTTCTATGCGAAAGACATCCATTCCTACCGCGACCTGCCGAAGGTTTACAACCAGTGGTGCTCCGTCGTGAGATGGGAAAAGACGACGAGACCATTCCTGCGCTCCAGAGAATTCTTATGGCAGGAGGGCCACACGGCTCACGCCACGGCCGAGGAAGCCGAGGAGAGAACCATCCAGATGCTGAACCTCTACGCGGATTTCTGTGAGGAAGTCCTGGCGATGCCTGTCATCCGCGGCCAGAAGACCGATAAGGAGAAATTTGCAGGCGCCGAGTCCACCTATACCATTGAAGCCCTGATGCATGACGGAAAGGCCCTTCAGTCAGGCACGAGCCACAACTTCGGCGACGGCTTCGCAAAGGCCTTCGGCATCCAGTATTCCGACAAGGACAATCAGTTAAAATACGTCCATCAGACGTCCTGGGGCATGTCCACCCGTCTGATCGGCGCCATCATCATGGCACACGGCGACAACGAGGGCCTTGTGCTTCCGCCGCGGATTGCACCGGTTCAGGTTGTGATCGTTCCGATCCGCCAGCAGCAGGAGGGCGTTCTTGAAAAGGCCCGCGAGGTGGAAAGCGCGCTGTCCAACTTCCGCGTGAAGGTGGATGATTCCGACAAGAGCCCGGGCTGGAAGTTCAGCGAGTCCGAGATGCGCGGCATCCCGGTTCGCATCGAGCTTGGCCCGAAGGACATCGAGGCAGGCCAGGCCGTCCTGGTGCGCCGCGATACCCATGAGAAGATGACCGTATTCCTGGATGAAATCGCAGAGAAGGTGGGCGAGCTCCTTGAGACCATCCAGAAAGACATGTTTGAGCGCGCAAAGGCTCACCGTGACAGCCACACCTATTCCGCAGTGACTATGGAAGAGATGAAAGATCTGGCCGACAACAAGCCTGGCTTTATTAAAGCCATGTGGTGCGGCTGCCAGGAGTGCGAGGAAAAATTAAAGGAGACCGTCGGCGTCACCTCCCGCTGTATGCCGTTTAAGCAGGAACAGCTTTCCGACACCTGCATCGTCTGCGGCAAGTCGGCGAAGAAAATGGTTTACTGGGGCAAGGCATACTAA
- a CDS encoding CCA tRNA nucleotidyltransferase — protein sequence MKIEVPQEVEWIIGKIREHGFEAFAVGGCVRDTLLSRTPGDWDITTSAEPEEIKRIFPRTVDTGLQHGTVTVIKNRKGYEVTTYRIDGEYHDGRHPDSVEFTKNLTEDLKRRDFTINAMAYSHETGIVDVFGGMDDLKAGIIRCVGSPTERFSEDALRILRAIRFSGQLNFEIEEETLNAVGALAPNLLKVSRERIQTELTKLLLSDHPERLILTENLGISRYVADGLHEILTEGERPGEKSEGLLAYPRCLMGTSSLPAEKSMRWAGFLRFTPPNDVRRFLKGLKLDNETIGNAKTMAEGFQTPLPEAKTAIRRMASRMTEYQFEGVLSLKSMEEALPGFPGPKTAAALSALWQEILASGDCLRMKDMAVNGGDLIAAGMKPGKEMGSTLEYLFGLVLEHPEYNQKEFLLDLLKKGGAHG from the coding sequence ATGAAGATAGAAGTGCCGCAGGAGGTCGAGTGGATCATAGGAAAAATCCGGGAACATGGCTTCGAGGCCTTTGCCGTGGGCGGCTGCGTCCGCGACACGCTGCTTTCCCGCACACCCGGCGACTGGGACATCACGACTTCTGCCGAGCCGGAGGAAATCAAGCGGATCTTCCCGCGAACCGTGGACACGGGACTTCAGCATGGCACCGTCACCGTCATAAAGAACCGGAAGGGATACGAAGTGACAACCTACCGGATCGACGGCGAATACCATGACGGGCGCCACCCGGATTCGGTGGAATTTACGAAAAACCTCACCGAGGATTTAAAGCGGCGGGACTTTACCATCAACGCCATGGCGTACAGCCATGAGACAGGGATTGTGGACGTGTTCGGCGGGATGGACGATTTAAAGGCCGGGATCATCCGGTGCGTCGGGAGCCCAACGGAGCGGTTCTCCGAGGATGCGCTCCGGATTTTAAGGGCTATCCGCTTTTCCGGACAGTTAAATTTTGAAATTGAGGAGGAGACGCTTAACGCCGTCGGGGCGCTGGCGCCGAATCTATTAAAAGTCAGCAGAGAGAGGATCCAGACGGAGCTGACAAAACTCCTGTTATCGGATCATCCGGAGCGTCTGATTCTCACCGAAAATCTGGGAATCAGCCGGTACGTGGCCGACGGCCTCCATGAAATCCTGACGGAAGGTGAGCGGCCCGGGGAAAAAAGCGAGGGACTTTTGGCATATCCGCGCTGTCTCATGGGAACCTCCTCCCTTCCGGCAGAAAAGTCGATGCGGTGGGCCGGTTTCCTGCGGTTTACGCCTCCCAATGATGTCCGGCGCTTTTTAAAAGGGCTCAAGCTTGACAACGAGACCATTGGGAATGCAAAAACCATGGCGGAGGGCTTCCAGACGCCTCTTCCGGAGGCGAAAACGGCCATCCGGCGCATGGCGAGCCGGATGACGGAGTACCAGTTTGAAGGTGTCCTCTCCTTAAAGTCCATGGAGGAAGCGCTTCCAGGCTTTCCAGGGCCGAAGACGGCGGCCGCGCTTTCTGCCCTCTGGCAGGAAATCCTCGCGTCAGGGGACTGTCTTAGGATGAAAGACATGGCCGTAAACGGCGGCGACCTGATTGCGGCCGGAATGAAGCCGGGAAAGGAAATGGGAAGTACGCTGGAATATTTATTCGGCCTTGTGCTGGAACATCCGGAATACAATCAAAAAGAATTTCTGCTTGACCTTTTAAAGAAAGGCGGCGCGCATGGCTGA
- a CDS encoding biotin transporter BioY translates to MREERFTVRDLAEGGLFTALIAVGAFIKITIPVQPVPMHFTLQFFFVLLSAFLLGSRLSAACVFTYLVIGLCGIPVFASGGGPAYLLKPTFGFLLGFAAAGFVTGKVYEAKDRRTFPWLLFSAVCGMLSMYACGMAYFYGCSNYVLHVAVGWRLVFINCFLLTAWGDFVLCVLAAALARRLIPVFRNIKSERREPQ, encoded by the coding sequence ATGAGAGAAGAACGATTTACTGTCCGTGATCTGGCCGAGGGCGGCCTGTTTACCGCCCTCATTGCCGTCGGGGCATTCATAAAGATCACGATCCCGGTGCAGCCGGTGCCCATGCATTTTACGCTCCAGTTCTTTTTCGTGCTGCTGTCCGCCTTTCTTTTGGGAAGCCGGCTCTCAGCGGCATGCGTGTTCACGTATCTTGTGATCGGGCTTTGCGGCATCCCCGTGTTTGCATCGGGAGGCGGGCCGGCCTACCTTTTAAAGCCCACCTTCGGCTTTCTTCTGGGCTTTGCGGCGGCCGGCTTCGTGACAGGAAAGGTTTACGAGGCGAAGGACAGGCGGACATTCCCGTGGCTTTTGTTTTCTGCCGTCTGCGGCATGCTTTCCATGTACGCCTGCGGGATGGCGTATTTTTACGGGTGCAGCAACTATGTCCTCCATGTGGCCGTGGGCTGGCGGCTGGTGTTCATCAACTGCTTTCTATTAACGGCGTGGGGGGATTTTGTGCTCTGTGTGCTGGCGGCAGCCCTGGCAAGACGGCTGATTCCCGTTTTTCGCAATATAAAATCCGAACGGAGGGAACCCCAATGA
- a CDS encoding spore coat protein CotS produces the protein MNDWNTEVIGQYELEVESLRKGRGAWIFETDRGLKLLKEYKGTVKRLEFEEKVLKTVEECESLQVDQYMRNREGELISLAEDGTRFIVKDWFSDRECDIRDTREILSAIRQIAVLHKLLRNIPAQEEWNLKSMISPPLYSAMERHNRELKKARAFIRGKQRKNEFELCVIGNFSMFYEQAVEACEKMRELFDQEGGALCGRYHVCHGELNQHHILMGRTYVAVTEFNKMHLGLQTEDLYYFMRKVMEKHDWDRRLGLSMLEAYERVLPLSDTDRACLYCLFLYPEKYWKQINFYYNANKAWVPARNAEKIRNLEKQQKGREEFLSCLL, from the coding sequence GTGAACGATTGGAATACGGAGGTTATCGGCCAGTATGAGCTTGAAGTGGAAAGCTTGAGGAAAGGCCGCGGCGCGTGGATTTTTGAGACGGACCGTGGCCTTAAGCTTTTAAAAGAATATAAGGGAACCGTAAAGCGCCTGGAATTTGAGGAAAAGGTGTTAAAAACCGTGGAAGAATGCGAGAGCCTTCAGGTGGATCAGTACATGCGGAACCGGGAGGGGGAGCTCATCTCCCTGGCCGAGGACGGAACCAGGTTCATCGTCAAGGACTGGTTTTCCGACCGGGAATGCGATATCCGGGACACGAGGGAAATCCTGTCCGCCATCCGCCAGATCGCAGTCCTACATAAGCTCCTTCGGAACATCCCGGCGCAGGAGGAATGGAACTTAAAATCCATGATCTCGCCGCCCCTGTACTCCGCCATGGAGCGCCACAACCGCGAACTGAAAAAAGCGCGGGCGTTCATCCGCGGAAAACAGAGGAAAAACGAGTTTGAGCTCTGCGTCATAGGGAATTTCAGCATGTTTTACGAGCAGGCGGTGGAGGCCTGCGAAAAAATGCGGGAACTGTTTGACCAGGAAGGCGGCGCCCTGTGCGGCAGGTACCATGTCTGCCATGGGGAGCTGAACCAGCACCACATCCTGATGGGCAGGACGTATGTGGCCGTGACGGAATTCAACAAGATGCACCTGGGGCTCCAGACCGAGGATCTCTACTATTTCATGCGGAAAGTCATGGAAAAGCATGACTGGGACAGACGGCTCGGCCTTTCCATGTTAGAGGCATACGAGCGGGTGCTGCCGCTTTCCGACACCGACCGGGCGTGCCTGTACTGCCTGTTCCTGTATCCGGAGAAATACTGGAAGCAGATCAACTTTTATTACAATGCCAATAAGGCATGGGTGCCGGCCAGGAATGCGGAAAAGATAAGAAACCTGGAGAAACAGCAGAAAGGGCGGGAAGAATTCCTCTCCTGCCTGCTCTGA